The Methanobacterium sp. BAmetb5 genome includes a region encoding these proteins:
- a CDS encoding RNA methyltransferase, which translates to MIYVVFVEPETPGNIGFLARTMKNFGLRDMVLINPCQLENDSYYKAMHAREIVSNRQEYSSLEEFIKINKIDFAVGTTGTAGGSYNIPRIAVTPDNLAQNLNEKGNIALIFGREGDGLTNQELELCDVVVSIPTHDVYPILNITHAAAIIFYELFKTEKAYPVEEIDEASVEEKQDLIRDMNEVLDHLDYPDHKKKNASTVFRRVMGRAFISGREAHTLKGVFRRIKERI; encoded by the coding sequence ATGATTTATGTGGTTTTTGTGGAACCCGAAACTCCAGGGAATATTGGTTTTCTGGCGCGGACCATGAAAAATTTCGGTTTAAGGGACATGGTGCTTATTAATCCCTGCCAACTGGAGAATGATTCGTACTATAAGGCTATGCATGCCCGGGAAATTGTTTCCAATCGCCAGGAGTACAGTTCGCTGGAGGAATTTATCAAAATAAATAAAATTGACTTTGCAGTGGGCACTACTGGTACAGCGGGTGGAAGTTACAACATCCCCCGTATCGCCGTTACTCCGGATAACCTGGCCCAAAACTTAAATGAGAAGGGCAATATTGCACTGATATTTGGTAGGGAAGGGGATGGCCTTACCAATCAGGAATTGGAACTATGTGACGTGGTGGTATCCATTCCCACCCATGACGTTTATCCCATACTTAACATCACCCATGCTGCGGCCATCATCTTTTATGAACTGTTTAAGACTGAAAAAGCCTATCCCGTGGAAGAGATAGATGAAGCCTCGGTGGAGGAAAAACAGGATTTAATCCGGGACATGAACGAAGTACTGGACCATCTGGATTACCCGGATCATAAAAAGAAGAATGCTTCCACAGTGTTTAGAAGGGTGATGGGCAGGGCATTTATTTCCGGAAGAGAAGCCCATACTCTTAAAGGAGTGTTTCGAAGGATTAAAGAGAGAATATAA
- the tfrB gene encoding fumarate reductase (CoM/CoB) subunit TfrB: protein MINVTVMRQPSRDETSHPETYSVKRKDKMKVLDALNYINQHHQANIAYRSSCRAGQCGSCAVKVNGEMALACKKEIQDKDVIEPLNLPVVKDLVVDRSEMDGKVKDMGLFLEDECEMGECPAIINPEDLANTKKLRSCIDCYSCLSACPVLKVNDEFAGPYFMRYLSKFAFDPRDCSDRAEEGFEEGLYCCTSCSKCVEVCPKEINTFGGAIEKLREMAYQEGIGPLPPHRALKELIEKTGRSVEPMEEGPMRAGFVKIANSRELPEDAAEGKEKVALFTGCLMDYRLPEIGMALLDVLNNHDVIVEVPSQQVCCGSPLIRTGQTDIVEDLVKKNAEAFAGYDTIITVCAGCGATLKKDYPRYGVQFKVMDISEYLADKLKTEDMKPVNLKATYHDPCHLVRGQGIREEPREILRKIKGLEFVEMEVPDQCCGAGGGVRSGKPEIAADLGRAKAEMIEKLGVDAVITICPFCENNIRASLEREGLNLEVMNILKLLEKAYQ from the coding sequence ATGATAAATGTAACTGTTATGCGCCAGCCTTCCAGGGATGAAACATCCCATCCAGAAACTTACTCGGTTAAAAGAAAGGATAAAATGAAAGTCCTGGATGCCTTGAATTACATCAACCAGCATCATCAGGCCAACATTGCCTATCGCAGCTCCTGCCGGGCGGGTCAGTGCGGATCCTGTGCAGTTAAAGTTAACGGAGAAATGGCTCTGGCCTGTAAAAAAGAAATACAGGATAAAGATGTAATTGAACCCCTTAATCTACCAGTTGTTAAGGATTTAGTTGTTGATCGAAGCGAAATGGACGGCAAGGTAAAGGATATGGGCCTCTTTCTGGAGGATGAATGTGAGATGGGTGAGTGCCCGGCTATTATCAATCCAGAAGATCTGGCCAACACCAAGAAGTTAAGGAGTTGTATTGACTGTTACTCCTGCTTATCAGCCTGTCCTGTATTGAAAGTTAATGATGAATTTGCAGGACCCTATTTCATGCGTTATCTATCTAAATTTGCATTTGATCCAAGAGATTGCTCTGATAGGGCAGAGGAAGGGTTTGAAGAGGGGCTTTACTGTTGTACCTCCTGTTCTAAATGCGTGGAGGTATGTCCCAAGGAAATTAACACCTTTGGTGGCGCCATTGAAAAGTTACGGGAAATGGCTTACCAGGAAGGTATTGGACCCCTACCACCCCATCGCGCTTTAAAGGAACTCATTGAAAAGACCGGAAGATCCGTGGAACCCATGGAAGAAGGCCCCATGAGGGCTGGTTTTGTGAAAATAGCCAACTCCCGAGAGTTACCCGAAGATGCAGCCGAGGGGAAAGAGAAAGTTGCCCTTTTCACTGGTTGCCTCATGGATTATCGTCTACCTGAGATTGGAATGGCCCTCCTGGACGTTCTAAACAACCATGATGTCATAGTAGAGGTGCCCAGCCAGCAGGTTTGCTGTGGTTCCCCCCTGATCCGAACCGGACAAACTGATATTGTGGAAGATCTGGTGAAAAAGAATGCCGAGGCCTTTGCTGGTTACGATACCATTATAACTGTCTGTGCCGGTTGTGGTGCAACCCTTAAAAAGGATTATCCCCGGTACGGTGTCCAGTTCAAGGTAATGGATATCAGTGAGTATCTGGCAGATAAGCTGAAAACAGAGGATATGAAACCGGTTAACCTGAAGGCAACCTACCACGACCCCTGCCACCTCGTTCGTGGCCAGGGAATCCGGGAGGAACCCCGTGAAATTCTAAGGAAAATTAAAGGCCTGGAATTCGTGGAAATGGAAGTCCCTGACCAGTGCTGTGGTGCTGGTGGGGGTGTGAGATCCGGTAAACCAGAAATTGCTGCAGATTTAGGCCGGGCCAAGGCAGAGATGATTGAAAAACTGGGTGTGGATGCGGTGATCACCATCTGTCCCTTCTGTGAAAACAACATCCGGGCATCCCTGGAGAGGGAAGGCCTCAACCTGGAGGTTATGAACATACTCAAATTACTGGAAAAGGCCTATCAATGA
- a CDS encoding M48 family metallopeptidase — MRKIKIQDIEVNYHVFHRKVKYARLEIKNGELNLILPPGVNDYRELVDKHEKWIYQKISRIRKLRSESLKRKLDFSRSREDFRDMVTNLVDEISCEMGLKVNQITLRRMKTRWGSCSNQANININTRLRYLPENLIRYVVHHEICHLKVRNHSKEYWDLVAVTYPNHPQLEDELAIYWFLVKDLD, encoded by the coding sequence ATGAGGAAAATTAAAATCCAGGATATTGAGGTTAACTATCATGTATTCCACCGGAAGGTGAAATACGCTCGTTTGGAAATTAAAAATGGGGAACTCAACCTTATATTGCCGCCAGGGGTGAATGATTACCGTGAACTGGTGGATAAACATGAGAAATGGATTTATCAAAAAATTTCACGAATTAGAAAGTTGAGAAGTGAATCTCTAAAAAGGAAACTGGATTTTAGTAGGAGTAGAGAAGACTTTAGGGATATGGTCACTAACTTGGTGGATGAAATATCCTGTGAAATGGGTTTGAAGGTTAACCAGATAACTCTGCGACGGATGAAAACCCGCTGGGGAAGCTGTAGCAACCAGGCTAACATTAATATAAACACCCGCCTGAGATATCTACCAGAAAACCTTATCCGATACGTGGTGCACCATGAAATCTGTCACTTGAAGGTCAGAAACCACAGCAAAGAGTACTGGGATCTGGTGGCTGTAACCTACCCCAACCACCCCCAATTGGAAGATGAACTAGCCATTTACTGGTTTTTAGTGAAGGATTTAGATTGA
- a CDS encoding CocE/NonD family hydrolase, giving the protein MKETSFAVVIVTFLAFLGVLSGVVLLAENETSILEDAGSFLNQQQDSSLPGAELAQNTSEISNTTNTSSNSNQTPKNNTKSTNYSVETILGQKTPLRDGVQLVSDLWMPTEEGQYPVIMIRTPYGRSNPQMNYTGMGEYFARQGYVFMVQDVRGKGDSPGDFGFLFQEGQDGYDSIEWAANQSWSNGRVGMMGYDYMGTDQWLAAREKPPHLVCIAPTAATGRYMEEVPSIGGVFYMGWALPWALANNGRVPDSNTQNLNWTPIFNHRPLSTADELTGTQVALYRQFLEHQTRDDYWKRIQFTEQDFVGINIPVLTTTGWFDVNQPGTLFYWNGIKKNSTPSDQYLIIGPWTHEGTFKTGEQVSPVGDLPVPGTQKDLLATQLAFFNYYLKNSTDSSHPAVNNSNSSSPNTIPSNNNTTLSNINRTNTSDTLNGPLNLPRATVYITGLSKWINLTTYPPQDMNITPLYLNSRGQANTLNGNGFLQWNLTSANASSNSSAVNSTSSTNLTANSDSYTYDPANPRPVTSGGYAINSISTENRSDVLVYTTTALEEPVMILGPVTVEVYAASTARDTDFVARIMDVYPNGTTINLGNFESGGSIRARFRQGFDREILLEPGKIEKYRIELYDMGHVFLPGHKIRLEISSSAYPILHPNPNTGNPIATDTQQQIANQTIYHDLEHHSSLLLPVIPSNSSIYRGLLGSYL; this is encoded by the coding sequence ATGAAAGAAACTTCATTTGCAGTGGTTATTGTAACATTTCTGGCATTTCTGGGTGTTTTATCAGGGGTAGTTTTGCTGGCTGAGAATGAAACCTCAATATTAGAAGATGCGGGTTCTTTTTTAAACCAACAACAGGACTCCAGTCTTCCTGGTGCAGAACTAGCGCAAAACACTTCCGAAATTTCTAACACCACCAATACCTCGAGTAACTCCAACCAGACTCCGAAAAATAACACCAAATCCACTAATTATTCGGTTGAAACAATTTTGGGACAAAAAACACCCCTGCGTGATGGTGTACAACTGGTTTCTGATCTCTGGATGCCCACTGAGGAGGGCCAATATCCAGTTATCATGATTCGCACACCCTACGGTCGCAGCAACCCTCAAATGAACTACACTGGCATGGGAGAGTATTTCGCCCGACAGGGATACGTGTTCATGGTGCAGGATGTGCGGGGTAAAGGTGACTCCCCAGGAGATTTCGGGTTCCTGTTCCAGGAAGGACAGGATGGTTACGATTCTATTGAATGGGCGGCCAACCAGTCCTGGTCCAATGGAAGAGTAGGTATGATGGGTTATGATTACATGGGAACTGACCAGTGGCTGGCTGCCCGGGAAAAACCACCACACCTGGTATGCATAGCACCCACCGCAGCCACTGGCAGATACATGGAAGAAGTACCCTCCATTGGGGGAGTTTTCTATATGGGATGGGCCCTCCCCTGGGCACTGGCCAACAACGGCCGAGTTCCTGATTCCAATACTCAAAACCTTAACTGGACCCCCATATTTAATCATCGGCCACTTTCAACGGCAGATGAGCTGACCGGAACCCAGGTTGCTCTCTACCGCCAGTTCCTGGAACATCAAACCCGGGATGATTACTGGAAGCGGATCCAGTTCACAGAACAAGATTTTGTAGGTATAAACATTCCCGTCCTCACCACCACTGGCTGGTTCGATGTTAACCAGCCCGGAACACTCTTCTACTGGAATGGTATTAAAAAGAATTCCACACCAAGTGACCAGTACCTGATCATAGGGCCCTGGACACACGAGGGAACCTTCAAAACAGGGGAACAAGTATCTCCAGTGGGAGATCTACCGGTTCCCGGAACTCAGAAAGATTTACTGGCCACTCAACTGGCATTTTTCAATTATTACCTTAAAAATTCAACTGACTCCTCCCATCCTGCAGTTAATAATTCTAACTCCAGTTCCCCCAATACTATCCCTTCAAATAATAACACTACCCTTTCCAATATTAATAGGACTAACACCTCCGATACTTTAAATGGGCCGTTAAACCTACCTCGGGCAACAGTCTACATCACTGGTTTGAGTAAATGGATAAACCTCACCACTTATCCTCCGCAGGATATGAATATAACTCCCCTCTACCTTAACAGCCGAGGGCAGGCCAATACCTTAAATGGCAATGGTTTCCTGCAATGGAACTTAACCTCTGCCAATGCCTCCTCCAATTCCAGTGCGGTCAATTCAACTTCCAGTACCAACTTGACAGCTAATTCTGACAGTTACACCTATGATCCGGCTAACCCCCGACCAGTTACATCCGGAGGTTATGCTATCAACTCCATCAGCACTGAAAACCGTTCTGATGTCCTGGTTTACACCACCACTGCACTGGAAGAACCAGTCATGATATTGGGTCCAGTGACCGTAGAAGTGTATGCAGCCAGTACTGCCCGGGACACGGATTTCGTGGCCAGAATCATGGATGTATATCCCAATGGGACCACCATCAACCTGGGTAACTTTGAATCAGGGGGATCAATTAGAGCCAGATTTAGACAAGGTTTTGACCGGGAAATCCTCTTAGAACCAGGTAAAATTGAAAAATACCGAATTGAACTTTATGACATGGGACACGTGTTCCTTCCAGGTCATAAAATCCGCCTGGAAATATCTTCCAGTGCTTACCCTATCCTGCACCCCAACCCCAACACTGGTAATCCCATTGCCACAGACACACAGCAGCAGATAGCAAATCAGACCATTTATCACGACTTGGAACATCATTCATCCCTGTTACTGCCAGTTATACCTTCTAATAGCTCCATCTACAGAGGGTTGCTGGGATCTTATTTGTAA
- the iorA gene encoding indolepyruvate ferredoxin oxidoreductase subunit alpha produces MNIKEILTKKEKDKLFLMGNEAAVRGALEAGVSVASTYPGTPSSEIGNVLSVLAAEAGMYFEFSVNEKVALEVAAAAAASGLRSFTFMKHVGLNVASDSLMSVAYTGVRGGMVILTADDPSMFSSQNEQDNRHYARLANLPLLEASSPQEVKDLMKYAYQLSEEFELPVILRTTTRVSHMRGVVELGPLKKAPAKGHFDKDPQRFVPVPESARVMHRNLVEKMAKIGVLSNNSSLNHPLNRGSQVGIITSGSAFNYVMDVVEEYNLPVNVLKITFSHPFPEKKVLEFMDNLEMVLVVEEVDPIMEKEVLAIVGKHHLDKTVHGKLDGTLPLIYEYSPDIVLGGVGRMMGLEMPPEDVKTSLGLPKRPATLCPGCPHRAAYFEVKKAAEELNITDVIFPTDIGCYTLGIERPYQTADYLLSMGSSIGTSCGFSKATDQTVVSFIGDSTFFHAGIPPLLNAVHNKANFVLVILDNRTTAMTGGQPHPGLPIDGMGMEAPEISIPAMVKACGVEMVETINPLNVRNSRESFKKALQYEGVAVVISQYPCMLIKGRKETGKNIVIDVQEDKCTNCDTCVLELTCPAIYTSEEGKIRIDPLMCRKCNVCVQTCPEKAIRAKRIDAENGRNKQ; encoded by the coding sequence ATGAACATCAAGGAAATACTCACCAAAAAAGAGAAGGATAAACTGTTCCTGATGGGCAACGAAGCTGCAGTCCGCGGAGCACTGGAAGCCGGTGTGTCTGTGGCCAGCACCTACCCCGGAACACCTTCTTCTGAGATTGGAAATGTTTTATCAGTCCTGGCCGCAGAGGCAGGGATGTACTTCGAATTTTCAGTCAATGAAAAGGTAGCCCTGGAAGTGGCTGCCGCTGCCGCTGCCTCCGGACTCAGATCATTCACCTTCATGAAACATGTGGGCCTGAATGTGGCCTCCGACTCCCTGATGAGCGTGGCCTACACCGGTGTCCGGGGGGGAATGGTGATCCTCACGGCTGATGACCCCTCTATGTTTTCATCCCAGAATGAGCAGGACAACCGTCACTACGCACGACTGGCCAACTTACCCCTCCTGGAAGCATCCAGCCCCCAGGAAGTTAAGGATCTCATGAAATACGCCTACCAGTTATCGGAAGAATTCGAATTACCTGTTATTCTCCGGACCACCACCCGGGTTTCCCATATGAGGGGTGTAGTGGAACTGGGACCCCTTAAAAAAGCCCCGGCAAAGGGACACTTTGATAAGGATCCCCAGCGCTTCGTACCAGTACCCGAATCTGCCAGGGTAATGCACCGCAACCTGGTTGAGAAAATGGCAAAAATAGGTGTGCTTTCCAATAACTCATCCCTAAACCATCCCCTTAACAGAGGAAGTCAAGTGGGAATCATCACCAGTGGCAGTGCCTTCAACTACGTCATGGATGTGGTGGAGGAGTACAATTTACCGGTAAATGTCCTTAAAATAACCTTCTCCCATCCTTTCCCTGAAAAAAAGGTGCTGGAGTTTATGGATAACCTGGAAATGGTGCTGGTGGTGGAAGAGGTTGACCCCATAATGGAAAAAGAGGTGCTGGCAATTGTGGGTAAACACCATCTTGATAAAACTGTTCACGGTAAATTGGATGGAACTCTACCATTGATATACGAGTACAGTCCGGATATAGTGCTGGGAGGAGTGGGCCGGATGATGGGGTTGGAAATGCCCCCTGAAGATGTTAAAACTTCGCTTGGGCTTCCCAAAAGACCGGCTACACTGTGCCCGGGTTGCCCCCACCGTGCAGCATACTTTGAGGTTAAAAAGGCAGCAGAAGAACTGAATATTACTGATGTGATCTTCCCCACTGATATTGGCTGTTATACCCTGGGTATTGAACGCCCCTACCAAACAGCAGATTACCTGTTATCCATGGGTTCCTCCATTGGAACTAGCTGTGGATTCTCCAAAGCCACGGACCAAACTGTGGTGAGTTTTATAGGCGACTCTACCTTTTTCCATGCAGGTATACCACCTCTCCTCAACGCAGTGCACAATAAAGCCAACTTCGTCCTGGTGATCCTAGACAACCGTACCACAGCCATGACCGGAGGCCAACCACACCCCGGGCTACCCATTGATGGTATGGGGATGGAAGCACCGGAAATATCCATACCCGCAATGGTAAAGGCCTGTGGAGTGGAAATGGTGGAAACCATCAACCCCCTCAATGTACGCAACTCCCGGGAATCATTCAAAAAGGCACTCCAGTACGAGGGAGTGGCTGTGGTTATCTCCCAGTACCCCTGCATGTTAATTAAAGGAAGAAAAGAGACAGGTAAAAACATCGTTATCGATGTCCAGGAGGATAAATGTACAAACTGTGATACCTGTGTCCTGGAGCTTACCTGCCCGGCCATTTACACCAGTGAAGAGGGTAAGATAAGGATTGATCCCCTGATGTGTAGAAAATGCAATGTGTGTGTACAGACCTGTCCAGAGAAGGCTATAAGAGCCAAAAGAATAGATGCAGAGAACGGGAGGAACAAACAATGA
- a CDS encoding indolepyruvate oxidoreductase subunit beta: MNPYNIYISGVGGQGIIKTSVIMGEAAMQSGLSVVVGEIHGMSQRGGVVSTQMKIGDSHSPLIEEGKTDLLLAFEPLEALRAMNMINEDSYVVVNTSTIYPFNIRQSEHPYPELSTMLDELESQTKKVIALDADGIAKEAGHILAVNMVMLGAAAAVPGFPVDKQIIMESMQNNLPEKSIPINLKAFEEGFRVCSSNI; encoded by the coding sequence ATGAATCCCTATAATATTTACATTTCAGGAGTTGGTGGTCAGGGTATCATCAAAACCTCGGTGATCATGGGAGAAGCAGCCATGCAGAGTGGTTTATCTGTGGTGGTGGGAGAAATCCACGGAATGTCCCAGCGAGGAGGAGTGGTATCCACTCAGATGAAGATAGGAGACTCTCACAGCCCCCTCATTGAAGAAGGAAAAACTGACCTTTTACTGGCCTTCGAACCATTAGAAGCCCTCCGGGCGATGAATATGATTAATGAGGATAGTTACGTGGTTGTGAACACCTCTACCATTTATCCCTTTAACATCAGGCAAAGTGAACACCCTTACCCTGAATTATCCACCATGCTGGATGAACTGGAATCCCAGACAAAGAAAGTCATTGCCCTGGATGCCGATGGAATTGCCAAGGAAGCCGGTCACATCCTGGCAGTGAACATGGTGATGTTAGGTGCTGCAGCAGCAGTTCCAGGATTCCCCGTGGATAAGCAGATTATAATGGAATCAATGCAGAACAACCTGCCTGAGAAGAGTATTCCTATAAATTTGAAGGCATTTGAGGAAGGATTCAGGGTTTGTTCTTCCAATATTTAA
- a CDS encoding DUF7000 family protein, producing the protein MGSFNECMQEYRKQLEKGCIQEAYGGLMGYIMDLRVYFKNKYPQYFVSGIYQGYMDMTYFSFSPESLKSRKLKIAIVFIHETFRFEVWLAGYNKNVQNKYWKLFKEIDWNKYHIPPTTKGVDSIMEHILVENPDFSDLDSLTKQIETGTLDFINDVENFLLKSG; encoded by the coding sequence ATGGGTTCATTTAATGAATGTATGCAGGAATATAGAAAACAGTTAGAGAAAGGTTGTATTCAGGAGGCATATGGGGGATTAATGGGATATATAATGGATTTGAGAGTTTATTTTAAAAATAAATATCCCCAATATTTTGTGTCAGGTATCTATCAGGGATATATGGATATGACCTATTTTTCCTTTTCCCCAGAATCATTAAAAAGCCGAAAACTGAAAATTGCCATAGTTTTTATCCATGAAACATTTAGATTTGAAGTTTGGTTAGCAGGATACAATAAAAACGTTCAAAACAAATACTGGAAACTGTTTAAAGAAATTGATTGGAATAAATACCATATTCCGCCAACTACAAAAGGTGTGGATTCTATTATGGAGCATATTTTAGTTGAAAATCCAGATTTCAGTGATTTGGATAGTTTAACAAAGCAAATAGAGACTGGAACATTGGATTTTATTAATGATGTTGAGAATTTCTTATTAAAATCGGGGTAA
- a CDS encoding ACT domain-containing protein, producing MKIKQLSIFLENKKGRMRNALDVLSDAGFNIRALSIADTSDFGILRLIVPEPDKAQSILEDNNFVVKMGYVIAVEMSDQPGGLSTILGILDDSDINLDYLYAFVDEKEERAIVLLHPEDINAGVKALEKSGAIVIPPEDVYNW from the coding sequence GTGAAAATAAAACAGTTATCAATATTCTTGGAGAATAAGAAGGGTAGAATGAGGAATGCACTGGATGTTCTGTCTGATGCTGGCTTCAACATCCGGGCCCTATCCATTGCTGACACCTCAGACTTCGGTATTTTAAGGTTAATTGTACCGGAACCTGATAAAGCTCAAAGCATCCTGGAAGATAACAACTTCGTGGTGAAGATGGGTTATGTTATCGCTGTGGAGATGTCAGACCAGCCCGGAGGGCTCAGCACCATCCTGGGGATACTGGATGACTCGGATATAAACCTGGATTATCTTTACGCCTTTGTGGATGAAAAAGAAGAAAGAGCCATAGTATTACTCCATCCCGAGGATATAAATGCCGGGGTCAAAGCCCTGGAAAAGAGTGGGGCCATCGTGATCCCCCCAGAAGATGTTTACAACTGGTAA
- a CDS encoding phenylacetate--CoA ligase family protein, which yields MMWNEEVESKSREEMKKLQLERLQAVVKYAYENVPYYKKRFDEQGVKPEDIKTLEDIQKLPFTTKDDLRAAYPFGMFAVPQKEIVEVHTSSGTTGKPTVSGYTRKDLETWSEVMARGLTMFGVDEDDIIQNTHGYGLFTGGFGVHYGAQNIGATVIPISTGQTRRQIEIMKDFQTSVLIVTPSYGLYLAEVAEEEGVTPDDLNLKSIGFGAEMWTEEMRQELQKRFNAPAYNIYGLTEIMGPGIALECPVQDGLHVMEDHFYPEIIDSETQEVLDDGEKGELVLTNLTREGMPIIRFRTKDVTSLQRNSCSCGRTMVKMDRITGRTDDMLKIRGVAVFPSQIEKALLKMDGIEPHYQIIATRPHHLDELEVRVETSPNLFSDEVKELVGIKKKIEGYIHNEIGLRVKVTLVEPKTLPRSEGKAVRVIDKRELNSD from the coding sequence ATGATGTGGAATGAAGAAGTTGAATCTAAATCTAGAGAGGAGATGAAAAAACTACAGCTTGAAAGGTTACAGGCTGTTGTAAAATATGCCTATGAGAATGTTCCTTACTATAAAAAGCGTTTTGATGAGCAGGGTGTTAAGCCAGAGGATATTAAAACCCTGGAAGACATCCAGAAATTACCATTTACCACCAAAGATGATCTCCGTGCAGCCTACCCCTTTGGAATGTTCGCTGTGCCCCAAAAAGAGATTGTAGAAGTCCACACATCCTCCGGGACTACTGGAAAACCTACCGTGTCAGGGTACACCCGTAAAGATCTGGAAACCTGGAGCGAAGTAATGGCACGTGGTTTAACCATGTTCGGAGTAGATGAAGATGATATAATCCAGAACACCCATGGGTACGGGCTGTTTACCGGTGGTTTCGGGGTGCATTATGGTGCCCAAAACATTGGAGCCACAGTGATTCCCATTTCCACTGGACAGACCCGCCGGCAGATCGAAATAATGAAGGACTTCCAGACCAGTGTTTTGATTGTTACACCATCCTACGGACTCTACTTGGCCGAAGTGGCTGAGGAAGAAGGTGTGACCCCTGATGACCTTAATTTGAAATCCATTGGATTCGGAGCAGAAATGTGGACTGAAGAAATGCGCCAAGAACTCCAGAAACGTTTCAATGCACCAGCCTACAATATATATGGACTTACTGAGATTATGGGTCCGGGAATTGCCCTGGAATGTCCAGTGCAGGATGGATTGCATGTGATGGAAGATCATTTCTACCCGGAGATTATTGATTCTGAAACCCAGGAAGTACTGGATGATGGTGAAAAGGGCGAACTGGTTTTAACCAATTTAACCCGGGAAGGAATGCCCATAATTCGTTTTAGAACCAAGGATGTTACCAGTTTACAGAGAAACTCCTGCTCCTGTGGACGCACCATGGTTAAGATGGACCGTATCACAGGAAGAACTGATGATATGCTTAAGATTCGTGGAGTGGCAGTGTTCCCATCCCAAATTGAGAAGGCACTCCTGAAGATGGATGGTATTGAACCCCACTACCAGATAATCGCCACCCGCCCACATCACCTGGATGAACTGGAAGTACGGGTGGAAACATCCCCTAACCTCTTCTCCGACGAGGTCAAAGAATTGGTTGGAATTAAGAAGAAAATTGAAGGATACATCCACAATGAAATCGGTTTAAGAGTTAAGGTTACCCTGGTAGAACCAAAGACACTGCCCCGCAGTGAGGGAAAAGCAGTTCGGGTTATTGATAAACGGGAACTAAATAGTGACTAA
- a CDS encoding PsbP-related protein, protein MSEDGPPRLRRPENGNSERDSSKLGKARADIKEKVSSLKLKKGESSLSSKVSSFKPNKISTGKHEKEGPRKLRVPHTQANEKSSSKDIRTKFLKTMGQKPVWSIIGIVILIILVAGAALWIAGDKNQTNTGNNTTQHVVNSTNHYNNGNISFDYPAGWNVTNGTSSSLIVSVSQDENNSFSILQEELLTRNFTYKVAKWRSNILEKGIIYYEGDLTIDNATAYELEANYKPGDKVFTTRGIALQKNNTAYFIIFVFDKALLDYKSEMDTVINSFHVNI, encoded by the coding sequence TTGAGCGAAGATGGGCCGCCTCGATTAAGAAGACCAGAAAATGGTAATAGTGAGAGAGATTCATCCAAATTGGGAAAGGCACGTGCCGATATTAAGGAGAAAGTGAGTTCTCTTAAATTGAAAAAGGGTGAGAGCTCCCTTTCCAGTAAAGTTTCCTCGTTTAAACCCAATAAAATCAGTACAGGGAAACATGAAAAGGAGGGCCCCCGTAAACTGAGAGTTCCCCACACCCAAGCTAATGAAAAATCCAGTTCTAAAGACATTAGAACAAAATTCCTTAAAACTATGGGGCAAAAACCCGTTTGGAGTATTATTGGAATTGTAATTCTGATTATTCTGGTTGCTGGCGCGGCGCTATGGATTGCGGGTGATAAAAACCAAACTAATACTGGTAACAACACCACCCAACACGTTGTTAATTCTACAAATCATTATAATAATGGTAACATCTCTTTTGATTATCCTGCAGGTTGGAATGTTACCAATGGCACGTCTTCTTCCCTGATTGTTTCCGTTTCCCAGGATGAAAATAACAGTTTTTCCATCTTACAGGAAGAATTGCTTACCCGGAATTTCACCTACAAAGTAGCTAAATGGCGTTCAAACATTTTGGAAAAGGGCATAATCTATTATGAAGGAGATTTAACTATTGACAATGCCACTGCTTATGAACTGGAAGCAAACTACAAGCCGGGAGATAAGGTTTTCACCACCCGTGGAATTGCCTTACAAAAGAATAACACTGCTTATTTCATTATCTTTGTCTTTGATAAAGCCCTTCTGGACTATAAATCCGAGATGGACACGGTGATAAACAGTTTTCACGTAAATATATAA